The proteins below come from a single Chryseobacterium sp. MA9 genomic window:
- a CDS encoding NAD(P)/FAD-dependent oxidoreductase gives MLIDNKSIAIVGGGPAGLTLARLLQLKGADVKVYERDFNKNARVQGSPLDMHEDSGLAAIRKAELLEEFKKTFRPGADRTLIMNEKAEIFFNDHETKPEEDFGHEHFRPEIDRGPLRNMLLDSLHPETVIWDSHFLSMERQNEGWLLQFKNGNSVYADLVIAGDGANSKIRSYLTDIKPIYSGVIMLEGNVSKENAPQIDTMIKGGKIMAFGNTKNILLGQKGNGDLGFYASFKADENWPADSGLDFSDHAQMLKWFKTEYNGWSPIWNELFENAVTPFIPRLIYSMPSDQTWEAQTNLTLIGDAAHVMPPFAGEGANMAMLDALELSEYLTNNSYSTLQEAISDYEHHMRKRAAISTQESLENGERMHSEKSLATMLDFFNGHQTS, from the coding sequence ATGCTGATAGACAATAAATCAATAGCAATCGTTGGTGGTGGCCCTGCAGGACTTACACTGGCAAGACTTTTACAGTTAAAAGGTGCAGACGTAAAAGTATATGAAAGAGACTTCAATAAAAATGCACGGGTACAGGGTTCTCCTCTCGACATGCATGAAGATTCGGGGCTGGCGGCTATACGCAAGGCAGAACTTTTGGAGGAATTTAAAAAGACTTTCCGTCCCGGAGCAGACAGAACACTCATAATGAATGAAAAGGCAGAAATATTTTTTAATGATCACGAAACAAAGCCTGAAGAAGATTTTGGGCATGAACATTTCCGTCCGGAAATAGACAGAGGTCCGTTAAGAAATATGCTGCTGGATTCTCTACATCCCGAAACAGTAATCTGGGACAGTCATTTTCTCTCTATGGAACGTCAGAATGAAGGCTGGTTGCTACAATTTAAAAATGGAAATTCTGTGTACGCAGATCTTGTTATTGCCGGAGACGGAGCCAATTCCAAAATACGTTCTTATCTTACTGATATTAAACCGATTTATTCCGGAGTCATTATGCTGGAGGGAAATGTTTCAAAAGAAAATGCACCTCAGATTGATACTATGATCAAAGGTGGAAAAATAATGGCATTTGGAAATACCAAAAATATTCTGCTTGGACAGAAAGGCAACGGAGATCTGGGATTTTATGCAAGCTTTAAAGCTGATGAAAACTGGCCTGCCGACAGCGGTCTTGATTTTTCCGATCATGCACAGATGCTAAAATGGTTTAAAACAGAATATAACGGATGGAGCCCTATCTGGAATGAATTGTTTGAAAACGCCGTAACACCATTTATTCCACGTCTGATCTACTCTATGCCTTCAGATCAGACCTGGGAAGCACAAACCAATCTAACGCTGATAGGTGACGCCGCCCACGTAATGCCACCATTTGCAGGGGAAGGTGCTAATATGGCCATGCTGGATGCTCTTGAACTAAGCGAATATTTAACGAACAACAGCTACAGTACATTACAGGAAGCTATTTCCGACTATGAACATCATATGCGTAAAAGAGCAGCCATTTCCACACAGGAATCTCTTGAAAACGGAGAACGGATGCATTCTGAAAAGTCATTAGCAACCATGTTGGATTTTTTTAATGGTCATCAGACTTCATGA
- a CDS encoding AraC family transcriptional regulator, with amino-acid sequence MDNDFTYNFVEPDKEIADFVENLGTFQNFSDEAKEVVIIPDGRIDLFFSQSASEPFHITLLGLETYPEQRYIVPHTTAFIVSFKPLAVEYILNTSIADLLNIGKELSPDFWNFKAEDLKDFNHCCKKATQKIKERLPQKVDERKQRLFELVYASKGEMSVQEISEKTGWSSRQINRYFTKQLGLSLKAYSTILRFRTSLEHIAQGRLFPELNYTDQNHFIKEVKKFSGVAPKELSKNKNDRFVLLSVLKGK; translated from the coding sequence ATGGACAATGACTTCACTTATAATTTCGTCGAACCTGATAAAGAGATCGCAGATTTCGTTGAAAATCTGGGAACATTTCAGAACTTTTCGGATGAAGCTAAAGAAGTGGTGATCATTCCTGACGGAAGAATTGATTTATTTTTTTCACAGTCCGCTTCAGAACCTTTTCATATTACCCTTCTCGGACTGGAAACTTATCCTGAACAAAGGTATATCGTTCCACATACAACTGCATTTATCGTCAGCTTCAAACCTCTTGCTGTTGAATATATTTTAAATACCTCCATCGCAGATTTATTGAATATTGGAAAAGAACTCTCTCCTGATTTCTGGAATTTTAAAGCTGAAGACTTAAAGGATTTTAATCATTGCTGTAAAAAAGCAACTCAAAAAATAAAAGAACGGCTTCCTCAAAAGGTAGATGAAAGAAAACAGAGACTTTTTGAATTGGTTTATGCCTCAAAAGGTGAAATGAGCGTACAAGAAATTTCTGAAAAAACAGGCTGGAGCAGCAGACAGATCAACCGTTATTTTACCAAACAACTTGGTTTGTCATTAAAAGCCTACTCTACTATTTTGCGTTTCAGAACATCATTGGAACACATAGCACAGGGAAGACTCTTTCCTGAACTCAATTATACTGATCAGAATCATTTCATCAAGGAAGTGAAGAAATTTTCAGGGGTTGCTCCCAAAGAATTATCCAAAAATAAAAACGACCGATTTGTACTATTATCCGTGTTGAAAGGAAAATAA
- a CDS encoding Crp/Fnr family transcriptional regulator, giving the protein MDKSSLNTYFHSLFSIKTEVVEKITETFNHFELKASTVLLDKDAISTKTYFLEKGYVRSYILNEDNEEITTNIYKAPCFVNDFLSFFKQQPTKEIYQTVTECVFWETGLENVQHNFHNIPEFREFSRLLLVLNYYNIHDRLIEMASQKASTRYFNLMKKDPDIFQHVPLKVIASYLGIKDSSLSRIRRDIHKI; this is encoded by the coding sequence ATGGACAAATCATCACTTAATACCTACTTTCATTCTTTATTCAGCATCAAAACGGAAGTGGTTGAAAAGATCACTGAAACTTTTAATCATTTTGAATTAAAAGCAAGTACTGTTTTGCTGGATAAAGATGCCATCAGTACCAAAACATACTTTCTGGAAAAAGGTTATGTGCGGTCGTATATATTGAACGAAGATAATGAGGAGATTACCACTAATATTTATAAAGCCCCCTGCTTCGTTAATGATTTTCTGTCTTTTTTCAAACAACAGCCTACTAAAGAAATATACCAGACCGTGACTGAATGTGTTTTCTGGGAAACAGGATTGGAAAATGTACAACATAACTTCCACAATATTCCTGAATTCAGAGAGTTCAGCAGGCTTCTTCTTGTCCTTAATTACTATAATATTCACGACAGGCTGATAGAAATGGCAAGTCAGAAGGCTTCTACAAGATATTTTAATCTCATGAAGAAAGATCCTGATATTTTTCAGCATGTTCCTTTGAAGGTAATTGCTTCTTATCTAGGCATCAAAGACAGTTCATTGAGCCGGATCAGAAGGGATATTCATAAAATTTAA
- a CDS encoding ketopantoate reductase family protein, with protein sequence MNKKHIVVVGLGGVGGYFGFKINQTNETSGKYTVSFVARGETYEKVKENGLILLSPEHSNSQTHPNAIAQNISEIKSPDLVLICVKEYDLENVCKQLLPVINKDTILLPMMNGADIYDRIRTVIPDHTVLPTCIYVASHIKERGTVEHKGKAGKMIVGKDPEHFSAPVEWIADLLSESKIDFDFKDNSLSDIWTKFIFIASFGLVTAKHNSSIGAVCTNEQQKHEATEIMNEIKQIADKKGISLQDDIIDKTFEKASTFPFDTPTSLQLDIHSGKKDNELELFAGAVLKYGTELGIETPFTQKIYTEIKENRWAKAK encoded by the coding sequence ATGAACAAAAAACATATTGTCGTTGTAGGATTAGGTGGGGTAGGCGGTTACTTTGGATTTAAAATAAATCAAACCAATGAAACTTCCGGAAAATATACTGTTTCTTTTGTTGCCCGGGGAGAAACCTATGAGAAAGTGAAAGAAAATGGCTTGATTCTGTTATCTCCCGAACACTCCAATAGCCAAACGCATCCTAATGCTATAGCTCAGAATATCAGTGAGATCAAAAGTCCTGATCTGGTCCTGATTTGTGTAAAAGAATATGACCTTGAAAATGTGTGTAAGCAGCTGCTGCCAGTCATCAACAAAGATACAATATTGCTTCCGATGATGAACGGAGCAGATATCTACGACAGAATACGTACAGTCATTCCAGATCATACGGTTTTGCCAACCTGCATTTATGTGGCTTCCCATATTAAAGAAAGAGGAACTGTGGAGCATAAGGGGAAAGCAGGGAAAATGATTGTGGGAAAAGATCCCGAGCATTTTTCTGCCCCTGTAGAATGGATTGCTGATCTATTGAGTGAAAGTAAAATTGATTTCGATTTTAAAGACAATTCATTATCGGATATCTGGACGAAATTTATTTTCATTGCCAGTTTCGGATTGGTAACGGCTAAGCATAATTCATCCATCGGGGCTGTATGTACAAATGAACAGCAAAAGCATGAAGCCACCGAAATTATGAATGAAATAAAGCAGATTGCAGATAAAAAAGGAATTTCCCTTCAGGACGATATCATCGATAAAACTTTTGAAAAAGCATCTACATTTCCTTTTGACACCCCAACTTCTTTACAGCTTGATATTCATTCGGGAAAGAAAGATAATGAGCTGGAATTATTTGCCGGAGCTGTCTTAAAATATGGAACAGAACTTGGCATCGAAACTCCTTTTACTCAAAAAATTTACACGGAGATTAAAGAAAATAGATGGGCTAAAGCCAAATAA
- a CDS encoding alpha/beta fold hydrolase, with product MKPILFILALLPAFFFAQSDVQKLKKEYIQLLKSSHYGNNSKAGKYYDVNGIKMYCETYGQGQPLLLIHGNGGSIVDFSKQIPYFSKKYKVIVADSRAHGKSIDKGDALTYEIMSDDYAELLQKMKIDSAFVIGWSDGGINGLLLSMRHPEKVKKLIVTGANLRPDSSAVQADIFKRVSANYLQFKEQFAQKKDKTDLDYTVLKYKRLLSEQPNIDSKSLHSIKVPVLVIGGDNDVIKPEHTLEIFRNIPKADLWILPNSGHSTLVVYTNEFNAKADTFFKTKFRTIKDRDREF from the coding sequence ATGAAACCGATATTATTTATTCTCGCTTTGTTACCTGCCTTTTTCTTTGCCCAGAGTGATGTTCAGAAGCTCAAAAAAGAATACATCCAGCTTTTAAAGAGTTCCCATTATGGTAATAATTCTAAAGCGGGTAAATATTATGATGTCAATGGAATCAAAATGTATTGTGAAACCTATGGCCAGGGACAGCCATTACTTCTCATTCACGGAAACGGAGGTTCTATTGTGGACTTCTCTAAACAGATTCCTTATTTTTCAAAGAAATATAAAGTCATTGTCGCTGACAGCAGAGCTCACGGAAAGTCAATTGATAAAGGAGATGCTCTTACTTATGAAATAATGTCTGATGATTATGCTGAGTTACTCCAGAAAATGAAAATAGATTCTGCCTTTGTGATTGGCTGGAGTGATGGTGGTATTAATGGGCTTTTGTTAAGCATGAGACATCCGGAAAAGGTAAAAAAGCTTATTGTTACAGGAGCTAATTTAAGACCGGATTCTAGTGCAGTACAGGCGGATATATTTAAAAGAGTAAGCGCCAATTATTTACAATTTAAAGAACAATTTGCCCAAAAGAAAGACAAAACAGATCTTGATTACACTGTTCTCAAATACAAGAGACTATTGAGTGAACAACCCAATATAGATTCTAAGTCTTTACACAGCATTAAAGTTCCTGTTCTCGTTATCGGAGGAGATAATGATGTTATAAAACCGGAGCATACCCTGGAAATTTTCAGAAACATTCCTAAAGCTGACTTATGGATTTTACCCAATTCCGGACACAGCACTTTGGTGGTGTATACCAATGAGTTTAATGCAAAAGCAGACACATTTTTTAAAACAAAATTCAGGACGATCAAAGACCGGGACCGGGAATTTTAA
- a CDS encoding 4Fe-4S dicluster domain-containing protein, protein MAIKITDACINCGACEPECPNSAIYEGAIDWRWKDKTKLSGHITFPDGTEADADTYNEAVSDEVYYIVSGKCTECKGFHEEPQCKAVCPVDCCIDDPDHQETEEVLLERQRFMHSA, encoded by the coding sequence ATGGCTATAAAAATAACGGATGCCTGTATCAACTGTGGGGCCTGCGAACCTGAATGTCCCAATTCAGCCATTTACGAAGGGGCCATCGACTGGCGCTGGAAAGACAAAACAAAACTTTCAGGTCATATAACATTCCCGGACGGGACGGAAGCTGATGCTGATACTTATAATGAAGCTGTTTCAGACGAGGTTTACTATATCGTATCCGGAAAATGCACGGAATGCAAGGGGTTTCATGAAGAACCTCAGTGCAAGGCTGTATGCCCGGTAGACTGCTGCATAGATGATCCTGATCACCAGGAAACGGAAGAAGTACTATTGGAACGGCAGAGATTTATGCATAGTGCCTGA
- a CDS encoding NADPH-dependent FMN reductase: MKAIIFNGSLERRTQSTSGLISNYFSERLKIRGIHTDIFTLADSGIPLFDVTLTKTPLAVERMTQMFTDAELHIWLAPLYHGSIPGVMKNCLDWLEVTANRYEPYLTDKTVGLVCWADGLQAMQGINTMDSIAKSLRAWPLPFSVPIVRSSLFDSEHSNEISELYSGKFDKLISIATSKKIESLNSSNLIEPAD, from the coding sequence ATGAAAGCAATCATATTCAATGGATCTCTGGAAAGAAGAACACAATCTACTTCCGGACTGATTTCCAACTATTTTTCAGAACGTCTGAAAATACGTGGAATTCATACTGATATTTTTACCCTTGCTGATTCCGGCATTCCGCTATTTGATGTCACACTTACCAAAACTCCTTTGGCAGTAGAACGCATGACCCAGATGTTCACCGATGCTGAGCTGCATATCTGGCTGGCTCCGCTTTACCATGGAAGTATTCCGGGAGTAATGAAAAACTGTCTGGATTGGCTTGAAGTGACCGCCAACAGATATGAGCCTTACCTCACGGATAAAACTGTCGGCTTGGTATGCTGGGCAGATGGACTTCAGGCCATGCAGGGAATCAATACCATGGATTCTATTGCCAAATCACTAAGAGCGTGGCCATTACCATTCAGTGTTCCTATTGTGAGATCATCGTTATTTGATTCTGAACATTCAAATGAAATTTCAGAACTCTATTCCGGTAAATTTGATAAACTTATCAGCATCGCAACCTCTAAAAAAATAGAAAGCCTGAATTCTTCAAATTTAATAGAACCAGCGGATTAG
- a CDS encoding DUF2480 family protein codes for MTEETFINKAKTSGIIALDLSDYKPTTEIVELDIKDHLFMGMIVKEKEFKESIAAVDFSVYNEKAVGIICSTDAIIPPWAYMLIMEKLSPYASYADLNNAETVLLDLWKRRLIYADLKHYRNQKVVVRASTNHDPALYLLAAGLLKPLVKTLMYGEIGLPKVIFKQ; via the coding sequence ATGACTGAGGAAACATTTATCAATAAAGCAAAAACTTCAGGTATCATTGCCCTAGATCTTTCAGATTACAAACCGACAACAGAAATTGTGGAACTGGATATCAAAGACCATCTCTTCATGGGAATGATTGTCAAGGAGAAAGAGTTTAAAGAATCAATTGCTGCGGTGGATTTTTCTGTCTATAACGAAAAAGCAGTTGGAATCATCTGTTCTACGGATGCTATTATCCCGCCCTGGGCTTATATGCTGATCATGGAAAAACTATCTCCTTATGCTTCTTATGCCGATTTGAACAATGCAGAAACGGTTCTTCTCGATCTCTGGAAACGTCGTCTCATTTATGCAGACCTGAAACATTACAGAAATCAGAAAGTGGTCGTCCGGGCAAGTACCAATCATGATCCCGCACTCTATTTATTAGCTGCAGGACTGCTGAAACCTTTGGTTAAGACACTGATGTATGGTGAGATAGGATTACCCAAAGTAATTTTTAAACAATAA
- a CDS encoding superoxide dismutase — protein MNPFTLPQLPYAYDALEPFIDQETMTIHHQRHHQAYVDNLNAALAQTNETNPDLDSLLQRISEYSPAVRNNGGGHYNHSLFWEILSPQPKLNPEGALNDAVIATFGSLESLKAEIKKTGLSQFGSGWVWLFVKFNGSLAISSTPNQDNPMMDILSMNRGFPILGIDVWEHAYYLNYQNKRADYLDSFWSVLDWSSVERKYEEALSKVR, from the coding sequence ATGAACCCATTTACATTGCCTCAGCTACCTTACGCTTATGATGCTTTGGAACCTTTTATAGATCAAGAAACAATGACAATTCATCATCAGCGCCATCATCAGGCCTATGTAGATAATCTGAATGCTGCGCTGGCACAAACCAATGAAACCAATCCTGATCTTGATTCTTTATTGCAAAGGATAAGTGAATACAGCCCTGCTGTAAGAAATAATGGCGGAGGACACTATAATCATTCATTATTCTGGGAAATTCTTTCACCTCAGCCCAAACTTAATCCCGAAGGTGCACTTAATGATGCTGTAATCGCAACTTTTGGAAGTCTTGAGAGCCTTAAAGCAGAAATTAAAAAAACAGGCTTGTCACAATTCGGGTCTGGATGGGTATGGCTTTTTGTAAAATTCAATGGATCTCTGGCCATAAGTTCCACACCTAATCAGGATAATCCTATGATGGATATTCTTTCGATGAACAGAGGCTTCCCTATTCTTGGGATAGATGTGTGGGAACATGCTTATTATCTGAACTATCAGAATAAAAGAGCAGATTATCTGGATTCTTTCTGGTCTGTTCTTGATTGGTCTTCTGTGGAGAGAAAATATGAAGAGGCTTTGTCAAAAGTAAGATAA
- a CDS encoding metalloregulator ArsR/SmtB family transcription factor, with protein MKKPAADRILMFLKMRGEVTSLLIAEELSITKEGARKHLLNLAQEGLIRSSVKSEGVGRPSTYYTLTEKGLAQFPDTHADVTVQILKSVKNLLGENALELLISDREKNTHERYEKVLSKAKSLEQRLESLAKIRSAEGYMAEWKKEGKDYFLIENHCPICAAATECQGFCRAELSNFQSLIGKEYKVERIDHIISGGQRCVYKIS; from the coding sequence ATGAAGAAACCGGCAGCGGATCGCATTCTGATGTTTTTAAAGATGAGAGGTGAGGTTACATCACTTCTTATTGCCGAAGAATTGTCGATTACCAAAGAAGGGGCAAGAAAACATTTATTGAATCTTGCTCAGGAAGGATTGATCCGGTCTTCGGTGAAGAGCGAAGGAGTGGGGCGTCCCTCTACTTACTATACCCTTACAGAAAAAGGATTGGCTCAGTTTCCTGATACCCATGCAGATGTAACCGTTCAGATTCTGAAATCAGTAAAAAACCTTTTGGGTGAAAACGCATTGGAATTATTAATCAGTGATCGTGAGAAGAATACTCATGAACGATACGAAAAAGTACTTTCTAAGGCAAAATCTTTGGAACAGCGCCTTGAATCCCTGGCAAAAATACGTAGTGCAGAAGGATATATGGCAGAATGGAAAAAAGAAGGGAAAGATTATTTTCTGATTGAAAACCATTGCCCGATATGTGCTGCGGCAACAGAATGTCAAGGGTTTTGCCGCGCAGAATTATCTAATTTTCAGTCGCTGATAGGGAAAGAATATAAGGTTGAAAGAATAGATCATATTATTTCCGGCGGTCAGCGCTGTGTCTATAAAATCAGTTAG
- the hxpB gene encoding hexitol phosphatase HxpB — protein sequence MALKAVIFDMDGVLIDSEKFWTQAELDVFSSYGVQVTEDLAAQTRYMTTQEVTEFWYERFPWENFDASDLENKVVTRVIEMIQNQDCTMSGVQEFIKNLKNKEYKIGLATNAPLRVAHVVLEKLQVRDLFDTVHSSEFETHGKPHPAVYLTSAKNLGVSPEHCIAIEDSHSGLKAAKGAGMQTVIFTNNDESIHSDLADFKILDFNTAFLPVFSEE from the coding sequence ATGGCTTTAAAAGCAGTAATATTTGACATGGATGGAGTTCTGATAGATTCAGAAAAATTCTGGACTCAGGCAGAGCTTGACGTATTTTCATCTTATGGAGTGCAGGTCACGGAGGATCTCGCAGCACAAACCAGATATATGACCACTCAGGAAGTAACAGAATTCTGGTATGAAAGATTTCCCTGGGAAAATTTTGATGCGTCTGATTTAGAAAATAAAGTAGTCACAAGAGTGATTGAAATGATACAAAACCAAGACTGTACGATGTCTGGAGTACAGGAGTTTATTAAAAATCTTAAGAATAAAGAATATAAAATAGGACTGGCGACCAATGCACCTTTGCGTGTAGCACATGTGGTTCTTGAAAAACTTCAGGTTCGTGATCTGTTTGATACCGTTCATTCATCTGAATTTGAAACGCATGGGAAACCTCATCCGGCTGTGTATCTTACTTCCGCAAAAAATCTGGGCGTTTCTCCCGAACACTGCATTGCGATTGAAGACAGCCATTCAGGATTAAAGGCAGCGAAAGGTGCTGGAATGCAGACCGTAATTTTCACTAATAATGATGAAAGCATACACTCGGATCTTGCCGATTTTAAAATATTGGATTTTAATACAGCATTTCTTCCGGTGTTTAGTGAAGAATGA